The proteins below come from a single Plantactinospora sp. KBS50 genomic window:
- a CDS encoding ADP-ribosylglycohydrolase family protein: protein MTATGSVPADYSERVYAGVLGKIIAVYLGRPFEGWRHDRIHAELGDVTWYVNGRSDVALKHHLLVVTDDDISGTFVFPRALRDAGIDPTSAQVGQTWLNYIVENTSVLWWGGLGNSTEHTAYLRMKAGVLPPESGSIARNGRVVAEQVGAQIFVEGFALTCPGDPAGAARLAERAARVSHDGESVHAARVVAALVAGAFTETDMDRLLDTAVALIPADSLIARVIADVRGWAAEHEDWKDTYRRIDERYGYHRYGGNCHVVPNHAVLIAALAHSGGEFNQAMTVVTTSGWDTDSNAGNVGAICGVFGGLAGLANGRDWRGPLADRMYLPTADGGGCVTDAAREAHALADLGRSRYGGPARPAPRPRFDFTLPGSVHGFAAAERNAFGDGVPDTGGAPHNDGGRLAIDSAQLVVTPTFVPPEARDMPIYGLVASPTLYPGQTVRARVSGPARLAIQVYTGTDEVRTILGPEGSPARPTDLVWTVPDLDGQPVVAVGVQTGGPAHLHQLDWDGAADTRLSRPADGGSMWRRAWVQAVDRFDDRWPEPYRIVQNTGTGMLITGAREWRDYAVTADVTPHLAEAAGIAIRVQGLRRHYRLELAGRDRVRLTRGDTVLAERAFPWEFGDTHQLRLAAVGDRLRADVDGDQVFDLRDGAYSEGGVALTVTEGRTTTHTVTISAHPDRDTRPGRTSEEGNR from the coding sequence ATGACCGCCACCGGCAGCGTCCCGGCCGACTACTCCGAGCGGGTGTACGCCGGGGTCCTCGGCAAGATCATCGCCGTGTACCTGGGCCGGCCCTTCGAGGGCTGGCGGCACGACCGGATCCACGCCGAACTGGGCGACGTCACCTGGTACGTCAACGGCCGGTCCGACGTCGCGCTCAAGCACCACCTGCTGGTGGTCACCGACGACGACATCAGCGGCACCTTCGTCTTCCCCCGCGCACTGCGCGATGCCGGGATCGACCCGACCAGCGCGCAGGTCGGGCAGACCTGGCTGAACTACATCGTCGAGAACACCTCCGTGCTGTGGTGGGGCGGCCTGGGCAACTCCACCGAACACACCGCGTACCTGCGGATGAAGGCCGGGGTGCTGCCGCCGGAGAGCGGCAGCATCGCCCGCAACGGCCGGGTCGTCGCCGAGCAGGTCGGCGCGCAGATCTTCGTCGAGGGCTTCGCGCTGACCTGCCCGGGTGACCCCGCGGGGGCCGCGCGACTGGCCGAGCGGGCCGCCCGGGTCAGCCACGACGGGGAGTCCGTCCACGCGGCCCGGGTGGTCGCGGCGCTGGTCGCCGGGGCCTTCACCGAGACCGACATGGACCGGCTGCTGGACACCGCGGTCGCGCTGATCCCGGCCGACAGCCTGATCGCCCGGGTCATCGCCGACGTGCGGGGTTGGGCGGCCGAGCACGAGGACTGGAAGGACACCTACCGCCGGATCGACGAGCGGTACGGCTACCACCGGTACGGCGGCAACTGCCACGTGGTGCCCAACCACGCGGTGCTGATCGCGGCGCTGGCGCACAGCGGCGGCGAGTTCAACCAGGCCATGACGGTGGTCACCACCTCGGGTTGGGACACCGACTCCAACGCCGGCAACGTCGGTGCCATCTGCGGCGTGTTCGGCGGTCTCGCCGGCCTGGCCAACGGCCGGGACTGGCGCGGCCCGCTGGCCGACCGGATGTACCTGCCCACCGCCGACGGGGGCGGCTGCGTCACCGACGCCGCCCGGGAGGCGCACGCCCTGGCCGACCTGGGCCGCAGCCGGTACGGCGGGCCGGCGCGACCGGCGCCGCGACCCCGTTTCGACTTCACCCTGCCCGGTTCGGTGCACGGGTTCGCCGCCGCGGAGCGCAACGCGTTCGGCGACGGGGTGCCGGACACCGGCGGCGCACCGCACAACGACGGCGGCCGGCTGGCCATCGACTCGGCGCAACTCGTGGTCACCCCGACGTTCGTCCCGCCGGAGGCCCGCGACATGCCGATCTACGGCCTGGTCGCCAGCCCGACCCTGTATCCCGGGCAGACCGTCCGGGCCCGGGTGTCCGGCCCGGCCCGGCTGGCGATCCAGGTCTACACCGGCACCGACGAGGTCCGGACGATCCTCGGCCCCGAGGGCTCTCCGGCGCGGCCGACCGACCTGGTCTGGACGGTCCCCGACCTGGACGGACAGCCGGTCGTCGCGGTCGGCGTGCAGACCGGCGGCCCGGCCCACCTGCACCAGCTCGATTGGGACGGCGCCGCCGACACCCGGCTGTCCCGCCCCGCCGACGGGGGAAGCATGTGGCGCCGGGCCTGGGTGCAGGCCGTCGACCGGTTCGACGACCGGTGGCCCGAGCCGTACCGGATCGTGCAGAACACCGGCACCGGCATGCTCATCACCGGCGCCCGCGAGTGGCGCGACTACGCCGTCACCGCCGACGTGACACCGCACCTGGCCGAGGCCGCGGGCATCGCGATCCGGGTGCAGGGCCTGCGCCGGCACTACCGGCTCGAACTGGCCGGCCGGGACCGGGTCCGGCTCACCCGCGGCGACACCGTGCTGGCCGAACGGGCGTTCCCGTGGGAGTTCGGCGACACCCACCAGCTACGGCTGGCGGCCGTCGGCGACCGGCTACGCGCGGACGTCGACGGCGACCAGGTCTTCGACCTGCGGGACGGCGCCTACTCCGAAGGAGGTGTCGCCCTCACGGTCACCGAGGGTCGCACCACGACCCACACCGTCACCATCTCCGCCCATCCCGACCGGGACACGCGTCCCGGCCGAACATCCGAAGAGGGAAACCGATGA
- the casB gene encoding type I-E CRISPR-associated protein Cse2/CasB — MTVTETDRPKARGRRRRDLGEHVAGVVGALQARALANPPVPEAVGALARLRRGLGRAPGFDFGLERYLQVPEDLLGYRPADDTQATDSEHAVHDAVTLYALHQQSRRERMHVAGRGLGQALADLVRRSAGPDGVRRRFAALGTASTYPESIYHLRSLTTMLREQQIPLDYGLLADDLRLLRGLDGPAKVQAIWGREFFRSHPGADAGTPGAQASGAGTPDRNPRGTAATSTEEN, encoded by the coding sequence ATGACCGTGACCGAGACCGATCGGCCGAAGGCACGCGGCCGGCGCCGCCGCGACCTCGGCGAGCATGTCGCCGGCGTCGTCGGCGCGCTCCAGGCACGGGCGCTGGCCAACCCGCCCGTTCCGGAGGCGGTCGGCGCGCTGGCCCGGCTGCGCCGCGGGCTGGGCAGGGCGCCGGGCTTCGACTTCGGCCTGGAGCGCTACCTCCAGGTGCCCGAGGACCTGCTCGGCTACCGGCCGGCCGACGACACCCAGGCCACCGACAGCGAGCACGCGGTGCACGACGCGGTGACCCTGTACGCGCTGCACCAGCAGTCCCGCCGGGAGCGGATGCACGTGGCCGGTCGCGGGCTGGGGCAGGCGCTGGCCGACCTGGTCCGCCGATCCGCCGGGCCGGACGGGGTACGCCGCCGGTTCGCCGCGCTCGGCACCGCCAGCACCTACCCGGAGAGCATCTACCACCTGCGCAGCCTGACCACCATGCTGCGCGAGCAGCAGATCCCGCTCGACTACGGCCTGCTCGCCGACGACCTGCGGCTGCTGCGCGGACTCGACGGCCCGGCGAAGGTCCAGGCCATCTGGGGCCGCGAGTTCTTCCGCAGCCACCCGGGGGCCGACGCGGGAACGCCCGGCGCGCAAGCCTCCGGCGCCGGCACCCCCGATCGCAACCCCCGCGGCACCGCCGCCACCAGCACCGAGGAGAACTGA
- the casA gene encoding type I-E CRISPR-associated protein Cse1/CasA: MTGTPLTGTPSQPPGFSLVDEAWIPVLDAAGHRRDVSLPELFALAGDLRMIACELPTQTFAILRLALAILHRSTGGPAGEAAWRALWRDPRLPAGEIADYLGEFRDRFDLLHPQRPFYQVADLRAAKEDRYDLKRLIADVPNGMPFLTTRAGPGMASIPPAEAARWLVHCQAYDPSGIKTGALGDPRVKGGKGYPIGTGSVGALGGVYLEGATLRETLLLNLVPAAPRWQRSDERDLPVWEREPQTATEEPEATRGPYGPLSLYTWQSRRIRLFGTAGGITGAMISNGDRLDWQDRHLTEPMSVWGRSGPREREQKKTPIYLPRPHDHGRALWRGLQTLLPAPPQSGAEPAQRLSPMVVQWLARLTVDGVVGADFRVRPRAVSITYGTQMAVVDEVFSDALTMNVLLLVEDSGLRATAVDAAADADIAVVLLRRLAENLARAAGSRDDAVGDADRAGERGYALLDRAYRDWLARLGPGSDPAAERADWQRLVGRAIRRLGGELVAAAGPAAWIGRTRTDRNGRDVHYSSSQAEAWFHRGLTRALPMATGSEQQGPEQQGPEQQRQEEPV; encoded by the coding sequence GTGACCGGCACACCACTGACCGGCACCCCATCCCAACCACCCGGGTTTTCGCTGGTGGACGAGGCGTGGATTCCGGTGCTGGACGCCGCGGGCCACCGCCGCGACGTGTCCCTGCCGGAGCTGTTCGCCCTCGCCGGCGACCTGCGGATGATCGCCTGCGAGCTGCCCACCCAGACGTTCGCGATCCTGCGGCTGGCGCTGGCGATCCTGCACCGCAGCACCGGCGGACCGGCCGGGGAGGCGGCCTGGCGGGCGCTGTGGCGGGACCCGCGGCTGCCGGCCGGGGAGATCGCCGACTACCTCGGCGAGTTCCGCGACCGGTTCGACCTGCTGCACCCGCAACGGCCGTTCTACCAGGTCGCCGACCTGCGGGCGGCGAAGGAGGACAGGTACGACCTGAAGCGGCTGATCGCCGACGTACCCAACGGGATGCCGTTCCTCACCACCCGCGCGGGCCCGGGCATGGCGAGCATCCCACCCGCCGAGGCGGCCCGCTGGCTGGTGCACTGCCAGGCGTACGACCCGTCGGGCATCAAGACGGGGGCGCTCGGCGACCCGCGGGTCAAGGGCGGCAAGGGTTACCCGATCGGGACCGGCTCGGTCGGCGCCCTCGGCGGCGTCTACCTGGAGGGCGCCACCCTGCGGGAGACCCTGCTGCTCAACCTCGTCCCGGCGGCACCCCGCTGGCAGCGCTCCGACGAGCGGGACCTGCCGGTCTGGGAGCGCGAGCCGCAGACCGCGACCGAGGAACCGGAGGCCACCCGCGGCCCGTACGGTCCGCTCAGCCTCTACACCTGGCAGTCCCGGCGGATCCGGCTGTTCGGTACCGCCGGCGGCATCACCGGGGCGATGATCTCCAACGGTGACCGGCTGGACTGGCAGGACCGGCACCTGACGGAGCCGATGAGCGTCTGGGGGCGCAGCGGCCCGCGCGAGCGGGAGCAGAAGAAGACCCCGATCTACCTGCCCCGGCCGCACGACCACGGCCGGGCGCTGTGGCGCGGCCTGCAGACGCTGCTGCCGGCGCCGCCGCAGTCCGGCGCCGAGCCGGCGCAGCGGCTCTCCCCGATGGTGGTGCAGTGGCTGGCCAGGCTCACCGTCGACGGCGTGGTGGGCGCGGACTTCCGGGTCCGGCCGCGGGCGGTGAGCATCACCTACGGCACCCAGATGGCCGTCGTGGACGAGGTGTTCAGCGACGCGCTCACCATGAACGTGCTGCTGCTGGTCGAGGACTCCGGGCTGCGCGCGACGGCGGTCGACGCGGCCGCCGACGCCGACATCGCCGTGGTGCTGCTGCGCCGGCTGGCCGAGAACCTGGCCCGCGCCGCCGGCAGCCGCGACGACGCGGTCGGCGACGCCGACCGTGCGGGCGAACGCGGGTACGCGCTGCTGGACCGGGCGTACCGGGACTGGCTGGCCCGGCTCGGACCGGGCAGCGACCCGGCGGCCGAGCGCGCCGACTGGCAGCGCCTGGTCGGCCGGGCCATCCGCCGGCTCGGCGGCGAACTGGTCGCGGCCGCCGGACCGGCGGCCTGGATCGGCCGTACGCGCACCGACCGCAACGGCAGGGACGTGCACTACTCCAGCTCGCAGGCCGAGGCGTGGTTCCACCGCGGGCTGACCAGGGCGCTGCCGATGGCGACCGGGTCGGAGCAGCAGGGACCGGAGCAGCAGGGACCGGAACAGCAGAGACAGGAGGAGCCGGTATGA
- the cas6e gene encoding type I-E CRISPR-associated protein Cas6/Cse3/CasE — translation MFLTRFQINPARRGARRLLSSPQVLHAAVRAGFAAPEDHERDGARTLWRLDSPTPTTVHLYIVSPGRPDLTHLVEQAGWPTTETWVTRDYGPLLDGLRPGQEWAFRLTANPSHSGRKTADAKETQRFGYLREEEQVGWLTGRATRLGFTVATQQDGRPNVRLHRRQTYSFKRGLGTVTLTTATYDGVLRVGDADAFRRSLTGGIGHAKAYGCGLLTLAPAG, via the coding sequence ATGTTCCTCACCCGGTTCCAGATCAACCCGGCCCGCCGCGGCGCCCGCCGGCTGCTCTCCTCACCCCAGGTGCTGCACGCCGCGGTCCGCGCCGGCTTCGCCGCGCCGGAGGACCACGAGCGCGACGGCGCCCGTACCCTGTGGCGGCTCGACTCGCCCACCCCCACCACCGTGCACCTCTACATCGTCAGCCCCGGCCGGCCCGACCTGACCCACCTGGTCGAACAGGCCGGCTGGCCGACCACGGAAACCTGGGTGACCCGGGACTACGGCCCGCTGCTGGACGGGCTGCGACCGGGCCAGGAGTGGGCGTTCCGGCTCACCGCCAACCCCAGCCACAGTGGACGTAAGACCGCCGACGCGAAGGAAACCCAGCGCTTCGGCTACCTGCGGGAGGAGGAGCAGGTCGGCTGGCTGACCGGCCGGGCCACCCGGCTCGGCTTCACCGTGGCCACCCAGCAGGACGGTCGTCCCAACGTACGGTTGCACCGGCGCCAGACGTACAGCTTCAAGCGTGGGCTGGGCACGGTCACCCTCACCACGGCGACCTACGACGGAGTCCTGCGGGTCGGCGACGCGGACGCCTTCCGGCGCTCGCTCACCGGGGGGATCGGCCACGCCAAGGCGTACGGCTGCGGTCTGCTCACCCTCGCCCCGGCGGGGTGA
- a CDS encoding DUF397 domain-containing protein: MDLTGANWHRSTRSSGNSEDCVEAADNPPGVVPVRSPRTPGSPTSDTIKSAPPTPRAPVEPDAQSYVRYLNRTL; this comes from the coding sequence ATGGACCTGACCGGCGCAAACTGGCACAGGAGCACCCGCAGCAGCGGCAACTCGGAGGACTGCGTCGAGGCCGCCGACAACCCGCCCGGCGTCGTACCGGTCCGATCCCCGCGCACGCCGGGCTCGCCGACCAGCGACACGATCAAGTCCGCTCCCCCGACCCCGCGCGCACCCGTCGAACCGGACGCTCAGTCATACGTCAGGTACCTCAACCGGACGCTTTGA
- a CDS encoding ribokinase, with the protein MSRVIVVGSANVDITTRVERLPVPGETVLGAEGAFRPGGKGANQAVAARRLGAEAVLCAAVGADAFGRQLTADLAAAGIDPEQLLVVSGDITGVAMIVVAGDGENTIVVVPGANHALDASAVTRLGDRLAPGDVLVLQLEVRLDTCLAAATAARRAGARVQLNAAPLPKSGDPTLAALLELVDVLVVNETEAASLSGRAAPTGTDRWIEVAADLRRLGPAACVVTLGARGAVAHDGDTGWSQPAFPASVVDTTGAGDAFCGALAYAQAAGLPLAEAVRRGCAAGALATARIGAQSALPTAAELDQLLAGEA; encoded by the coding sequence ATGAGCAGGGTGATCGTGGTCGGCAGCGCCAACGTCGACATCACCACCCGGGTGGAGCGGCTGCCCGTACCGGGGGAGACGGTGCTCGGCGCCGAGGGCGCGTTCCGGCCGGGCGGCAAGGGTGCCAACCAGGCCGTCGCCGCCCGCCGGCTCGGGGCCGAGGCGGTGCTCTGCGCGGCCGTCGGCGCCGACGCGTTCGGCCGGCAGCTCACCGCCGACCTCGCCGCCGCCGGGATCGACCCGGAACAGCTCCTGGTGGTCTCCGGGGACATCACCGGGGTGGCGATGATCGTGGTGGCCGGCGACGGCGAGAACACCATCGTCGTGGTGCCCGGGGCCAACCACGCGCTGGACGCGTCCGCGGTGACCCGCCTCGGCGACCGGCTCGCCCCCGGCGACGTGCTCGTGCTGCAACTGGAGGTACGGCTCGACACCTGTCTCGCGGCGGCGACCGCGGCCCGCCGCGCCGGGGCGCGGGTGCAGCTCAACGCCGCGCCGCTGCCCAAGTCCGGCGACCCGACCCTGGCCGCGCTGCTGGAACTGGTCGACGTGCTGGTGGTCAACGAGACGGAGGCGGCCAGCCTGTCCGGGCGGGCCGCGCCCACCGGTACCGATCGGTGGATCGAGGTCGCCGCCGACCTGCGGCGGCTCGGCCCGGCGGCCTGCGTGGTCACGCTCGGCGCCCGCGGCGCCGTCGCGCACGACGGCGACACCGGCTGGAGCCAGCCGGCGTTCCCGGCCTCCGTGGTGGACACGACCGGCGCCGGGGACGCCTTCTGCGGCGCACTGGCGTACGCCCAGGCCGCCGGTCTGCCGCTGGCCGAGGCGGTACGCCGGGGCTGTGCCGCCGGTGCCCTGGCCACCGCGCGGATCGGCGCGCAGTCCGCGCTGCCCACCGCGGCGGAACTGGATCAACTACTGGCAGGGGAGGCGTGA
- the cas2e gene encoding type I-E CRISPR-associated endoribonuclease Cas2e, whose product MAVIVLTACPAGLRGHLTQWLIEISAGVYVGHVSTRVRRRLWSRVTELAGAGRAPMVLQVRGEQRLSGFPPAGPPGSGRLLVRERSAASRANPSRRRVQPCFPSSRWWLRRLAGPIGPVAAAPVGAAPVGAAPVGACRSAPRVGADGALLCCPGRGSMMPDRRPSTPRARGTKRANPGLVHRYRITPAGAGSGAAVVQGGRATGPCRPRRPSG is encoded by the coding sequence ATGGCGGTCATCGTCCTCACCGCCTGCCCGGCCGGGCTCCGCGGGCATCTGACCCAGTGGCTCATCGAGATCTCCGCGGGCGTGTACGTCGGCCATGTCAGCACCCGGGTCCGCCGGCGCCTCTGGAGCCGGGTGACCGAGCTGGCCGGCGCGGGCCGCGCGCCGATGGTCCTTCAGGTACGCGGTGAGCAGCGGCTGTCCGGATTCCCGCCCGCTGGACCTCCTGGAAGCGGCCGGCTCCTTGTGCGGGAGCGATCAGCGGCGTCCCGGGCCAACCCGTCCCGCCGGCGTGTCCAGCCCTGTTTTCCCAGTTCACGCTGGTGGCTCAGGCGTCTCGCCGGACCGATCGGGCCGGTCGCGGCGGCGCCGGTCGGGGCGGCGCCGGTCGGGGCGGCGCCGGTCGGCGCGTGTCGAAGCGCGCCTCGGGTGGGTGCCGACGGCGCTTTGCTCTGCTGCCCTGGACGCGGCAGCATGATGCCCGATCGTCGGCCATCAACCCCGCGTGCGCGGGGAACCAAGCGGGCCAACCCTGGCCTCGTCCACCGGTACCGGATCACCCCCGCGGGCGCGGGGAGCGGTGCTGCCGTCGTACAGGGCGGGCGTGCGACGGGACCGTGCCGCCCACGGCGTCCGAGTGGCTGA
- the rbsD gene encoding D-ribose pyranase produces MRQAGLWHPRLAHLVTGLGHGESIVVADPGLPVPGDVETVDLVYTRGEPGLLSVLRPILAELVVETATVAEELTDPRLAGELTGALGDIPVTRVSHERLKALTGGARAAVRTGEATPYANVILRAGVPF; encoded by the coding sequence ATGCGCCAGGCAGGACTCTGGCACCCGAGGCTGGCCCACCTGGTCACCGGGCTGGGGCACGGTGAGTCGATCGTCGTGGCGGACCCGGGCCTTCCGGTGCCCGGTGACGTGGAGACCGTGGACCTCGTCTACACCCGCGGCGAGCCCGGCCTGCTGAGCGTGCTCCGGCCGATTCTCGCCGAGCTGGTGGTCGAGACGGCCACCGTGGCCGAGGAACTCACCGACCCGCGGCTGGCCGGCGAGCTGACCGGCGCGCTGGGCGACATCCCGGTGACCCGGGTGTCGCACGAGCGGCTCAAGGCGCTGACCGGGGGCGCCCGCGCGGCGGTGCGCACCGGCGAGGCCACCCCGTACGCCAACGTGATCCTGCGAGCGGGGGTGCCGTTCTGA
- a CDS encoding LacI family DNA-binding transcriptional regulator: MTDAEEFVVAVRRADVARLAGTSPAVVSYVLNGGPRGVAPATKARVLAAVEQLGYRPNGIARSLRMNRTMTLGLVVPDTANPFFAELARAIEEAAFATGYTLLIGNAAEDDERQTSYVRTFLARRVDGLFLVPAHGPARVLPELQRSRVPWVALDRQSPGGAAPAVVTDNRAGARQATEHLLAHGRKRIACISGPEDVVPANLRVAGWRDALAAAGVRTSEMAVWHGEFGRRAGYRGARELLSGGDYDGVFVASDEQAFGALRALQQRGIRCPQDVAIASFDGIAAAAYSTPALTTMAQPFAELGRTAMNRLLAQFDGTSADTTTSVVPTSLVARGSCGCPDPPGGDADETPAAGDSRAAGETPAAGGSRAAGDSRAAGDSRVGDGIRVGDGIRAGHDGNESGGGSA; encoded by the coding sequence ATGACCGACGCTGAGGAGTTCGTGGTGGCAGTACGCCGGGCCGATGTGGCGCGACTGGCCGGTACCTCACCGGCCGTGGTGAGCTACGTACTCAACGGTGGCCCCCGTGGCGTCGCGCCGGCGACCAAGGCCCGGGTGCTCGCCGCGGTGGAACAGCTCGGCTACCGCCCGAACGGCATCGCCCGGTCGCTGCGGATGAACCGCACCATGACGCTCGGGCTGGTGGTGCCCGACACCGCCAACCCGTTCTTCGCCGAACTCGCCCGGGCCATCGAGGAGGCCGCCTTCGCCACCGGCTACACGCTGCTGATCGGGAACGCGGCCGAGGACGACGAACGGCAGACCAGCTACGTACGTACCTTCCTGGCCCGGCGGGTCGACGGCCTGTTCCTGGTCCCCGCGCACGGACCGGCCCGGGTGCTGCCCGAGTTGCAGCGTTCCCGGGTCCCGTGGGTGGCGCTGGACCGGCAGAGCCCGGGTGGCGCCGCACCGGCCGTCGTCACGGACAACCGGGCCGGCGCCCGCCAGGCCACCGAGCACCTGCTCGCGCACGGCCGCAAGCGCATCGCCTGCATCTCCGGACCCGAGGACGTGGTACCGGCCAACCTGCGGGTGGCCGGCTGGCGGGACGCCCTGGCCGCGGCCGGTGTACGCACCAGCGAGATGGCCGTCTGGCACGGGGAGTTCGGCCGGCGCGCCGGTTACCGGGGCGCGCGGGAACTGCTCTCGGGCGGCGACTACGACGGCGTCTTCGTGGCCAGCGACGAGCAGGCCTTCGGTGCGCTGCGGGCGTTGCAGCAGCGCGGTATCCGCTGCCCGCAGGACGTGGCGATCGCCTCGTTCGACGGTATCGCCGCGGCGGCCTACTCGACGCCGGCGCTGACCACCATGGCCCAGCCGTTCGCCGAACTCGGCCGCACCGCGATGAACCGGCTGCTGGCCCAGTTTGACGGCACCAGCGCGGACACCACCACCTCGGTGGTGCCGACCTCGCTCGTCGCGCGGGGATCCTGCGGCTGCCCCGACCCGCCCGGCGGGGACGCGGACGAAACCCCGGCCGCGGGCGACAGCCGGGCCGCGGGCGAAACCCCGGCCGCGGGCGGCAGCCGGGCCGCGGGCGACAGCCGGGCCGCGGGCGACAGCCGGGTCGGGGACGGGATCCGGGTCGGGGACGGGATCCGGGCCGGGCACGACGGCAACGAGTCGGGCGGGGGGAGCGCATGA
- the cas7e gene encoding type I-E CRISPR-associated protein Cas7/Cse4/CasC: MNRTIIDLYALQTVPPSNLNRDDTGSPKTAIYGGVRRARVSSQAWKRAIRLAFADLLDPSQLGERTKRVGESLARRIRALEPELSDEEASALAANVFVTGGLAKLDKKKGELKDVESGYLLFLSHRQLDNLARAALEAERGGAPLDKARFKTLVDTEHSIDIAMFGRMVADMADINVDAACQVAHAISVHGVDNEFDYFTAVDDRKADAAETGAGMIGTIEFNSSTLYRYATVDVDALHETLGDPAATRAAVEAFLTAFARSMPTGKQNTFAHRTLPDAVLVRLRDTQPINLVGAFETPIRETQAAGRIELAAAALARHTAAVENAYGERPVASWVTQVGEQTAVLADLGKSVSFAELVAGVSEQVDVALGQSALGESGFGQPALGQPA, translated from the coding sequence ATGAACCGGACCATCATCGACCTGTACGCGTTGCAGACCGTGCCGCCGAGCAACCTCAACCGCGACGACACCGGCTCCCCCAAGACCGCCATCTACGGCGGGGTACGCCGGGCGCGGGTCTCCAGCCAGGCGTGGAAGCGGGCCATCCGGCTCGCCTTCGCCGACCTGCTGGACCCCTCCCAGCTCGGCGAGCGGACCAAGCGGGTCGGCGAATCCCTCGCCAGGCGGATCAGGGCCCTCGAACCGGAACTCTCCGATGAGGAGGCCTCGGCGCTGGCCGCAAACGTCTTCGTGACCGGCGGACTGGCCAAGCTCGACAAGAAGAAGGGCGAGCTGAAGGACGTCGAGTCCGGCTACCTGCTGTTCCTGAGCCACCGGCAGCTGGACAACCTGGCGCGGGCCGCGCTGGAGGCGGAGCGCGGCGGCGCCCCGCTGGACAAGGCCCGGTTCAAGACGCTCGTCGACACCGAACACTCGATCGACATCGCCATGTTCGGCCGGATGGTGGCCGACATGGCGGACATCAACGTCGACGCCGCGTGCCAGGTGGCGCACGCCATCAGCGTGCACGGCGTGGACAACGAGTTCGACTACTTCACGGCCGTCGACGACCGCAAGGCCGACGCCGCCGAGACCGGCGCCGGCATGATCGGCACCATCGAGTTCAACTCGTCCACCCTCTACCGGTACGCCACCGTCGACGTCGACGCGCTGCACGAGACGCTGGGCGACCCGGCCGCCACCCGCGCCGCGGTGGAGGCGTTCCTGACCGCCTTCGCCCGCAGCATGCCGACCGGCAAGCAGAACACGTTCGCGCACCGTACGCTGCCGGACGCCGTACTGGTGCGGCTGCGCGACACCCAGCCGATCAACCTGGTCGGCGCGTTCGAGACCCCGATCCGGGAGACCCAGGCCGCCGGGCGGATCGAGCTGGCCGCCGCCGCGCTGGCCCGGCACACGGCCGCGGTGGAGAACGCGTACGGGGAGCGGCCGGTGGCCAGTTGGGTCACCCAGGTCGGCGAGCAGACCGCCGTGCTGGCCGACCTGGGCAAGTCGGTCAGCTTCGCCGAACTGGTCGCCGGGGTGAGCGAACAGGTCGATGTGGCGCTCGGGCAGTCGGCGCTCGGAGAGTCCGGATTCGGGCAGCCGGCGCTCGGGCAGCCGGCATGA
- the cas5e gene encoding type I-E CRISPR-associated protein Cas5/CasD — MSVLLLRLGGPLQSWGSSSRFARRGTEVAPSKSGVLGLLAAARGMRRTEPLTDLLGLEFGVRLDQPGQVLRDFQTARTLDGRQSAPLTYRFYLSDAVFLAAVGGAPDLLHGLAEALRRPKFPLYLGRRSCPPDGPVSLGVHDLTLDDALTQWPWLATERYRRRAARTERLEIIRDARPGEPVTETVPDTPVSFDPAHRQHTWRSVLRRHVDVSNELVERAGVTEHDPLSLLGG, encoded by the coding sequence ATGAGTGTGCTGCTGCTGCGGCTGGGCGGTCCGCTGCAATCGTGGGGCTCGTCCAGCCGCTTCGCCCGCCGGGGCACCGAGGTCGCACCCTCCAAGAGCGGCGTACTCGGGCTGCTCGCCGCCGCCCGCGGGATGCGGCGTACCGAACCGCTCACCGACCTGCTCGGCCTGGAGTTCGGGGTACGGCTGGACCAGCCCGGCCAGGTCCTGCGCGACTTCCAGACCGCCCGCACCCTGGACGGCCGGCAGAGCGCGCCGCTGACGTACCGGTTCTACCTGTCCGACGCGGTGTTCCTGGCCGCGGTCGGCGGCGCACCGGACCTGCTGCACGGCCTGGCGGAGGCGCTGCGCCGGCCGAAGTTCCCGCTCTACCTCGGCCGCCGCTCCTGCCCGCCGGACGGGCCGGTCAGCCTGGGCGTGCACGACCTGACCCTCGACGACGCGCTGACGCAGTGGCCGTGGCTGGCCACCGAGCGCTACCGCCGGCGGGCGGCTCGTACCGAACGGCTGGAGATCATCCGGGATGCCCGGCCCGGTGAACCGGTCACCGAGACCGTGCCCGACACGCCGGTGAGCTTCGACCCGGCGCACCGCCAGCACACCTGGCGCTCCGTGCTGCGCCGGCACGTCGATGTCAGCAACGAACTCGTCGAACGGGCCGGTGTCACCGAGCATGACCCGCTGAGCCTGCTGGGAGGCTGA